Part of the Onthophagus taurus isolate NC chromosome 11, IU_Otau_3.0, whole genome shotgun sequence genome is shown below.
taattaataatacatataaacAAAAGCATGGGAGCGGAAAAGGTGAAAAGGAAGCGAACTTGTTGTCATATCATCAATTCGAACGATTTTCAGTATCATACAAGGATGGtgtacaaatttgaaaaaaccacCTACAACATATTAGTTGCTGAGACATCCCTCCGACAATTCCTCAGTACTTTGATCCTCCTCAAGTTGTGGTTTAAAACAGACTCGAAACAAAGACACACGACAACACATCGCacaccaatattttttatttaaaataatagtctGCAATCGTTCAGAAGAtgcatactttattttcgagCGCAATTTCACACGACAATCCAGTTGTAAAACGTTCGTTATACTAATATGGTGTAGGCGGCGTCGACAACGATAGCAAAGGTTGCCCAAATGtgattcataaaaaacataCCTTGCTTGATACTGAAGACCCACTCCGAAAGTTGAACTCCAATCAACCGGAGAACCGTGGAACAACTTATGTACGGTGCCTTGCGACATTTTCTTTCCAAAGCGTTCCACGGTGGGGAAGCAAACCTCCCCAAGATTGATTCGATCGCCCTTTCGGGATATTCGACGCCAGAAGCATATGTCCCAGCTGTACATTACGTTTAGTAGTAGAGTCTTTGGTAAAACATCTACTAACCGCAACGTACGGTCTTTACGGGAAATCGTCGAATTAACGCTCTCCATAGCCAACTCCTGCAACGTTAACACTGCAAGAGACAAAAAAACTGAACgagcttcaaaaaaaaaacgctattaACCGTTGTCAGGCAGCAGCCTGAGAAGGGACTTATACAGGTTAATTTTGGTGTTGTACATGTTAAGGATGTTTGAAGAAGCAGCAAAGCAGACGGTGGGATTCTGGTTTACTGCATTCAACGCGTTCACGAAGTGGCGCTTATGATGTTCCAAAGTCGTCACTTTGGTTTGCAATTGAGGTTTCAAGCCCAAGATGAAAAAATCCTCTTGGGACAAAAGACTGCTTGCCAAGTTGGTTGTTGAATGCAGAAACGCATCAACCCATGGGTCGGGATGTGCGGTATTTACAGCTGGAAGATTTTGCCTCTGCGGGATAGTAGGGATAGGTAAAGGTGGTGGGAACACCACATTTTGTGGTGGGATAGTTGTGATAGTTGGCGGGCTGTCACGGATGTCGATGGTCACCTCTGGTGGAGATGTAACCACCGTTGCAGGTCTGGTTACTGTAGCGAGTGTAGGTACTCTTCGTGTGTTACGGGGAGGTTTGGCTAATGCGTTTCGCAGCAATCTACAGGAGTCTTGTGAAGCAGGAGAAGGGTTTGGGCGGGTAGTTTGTTTCACGCAACCCCTTGACAACAAGTTGACGCGTTTTTTTATACGGCGGGATGTGTACCGTATGGGTCCACTCGAGAAGACAGGCGAAACACATATCCTATCGGAGGGTTGGGATACGTCTTCCGTCGCTGGTACAGACGGTGCCGCAAGCACCTGGTTTTCAGCAGGTGCTTGACTTGTGACATCCGTATGTACAATATCTGGAAGTGGTTGTACCACGTCGGCCTGATTGGTAGCAGGTTCAGGTGGCACAACAACTTCCTGATATGTTCCTTCTTCTCGTATCTCCATACTGATGCGAGTTAAGCCGTAGGACGACAAGGTTGGACTGGTGGTAACAATCGCACCATTGTCGTTCCCTGGCTGTGACCGGAGCTCATTCATTATTTGCTCGTACAGTGGTGGGTCTGTAGTGAAATCCTGCATGGTACGACTCAAACCGTCAAAGTTGCCGCTGCAATATAATGGTAACGACGGTAGGCTTGACTCAACAACATTCGTACTGTCGTTATTGCGTGGCAGCACGGCAACCAGTGGGTCGGTCATACCATCGGTATTATCGCTTGCACGAGCGTGGCTGTTACCAATTAAGTGAAGCATAATGGGAAAGACTTCAAGGAATCAAAAgggttacaaaaaatttggattattttattaaaattatacgtTCGCTCACGTCTGACAAGTTTGCAATCCGCTGAAGAACCACTTTTCTCagcgtataacaattaatgtctgaaatcatcacaaacatacatgaagaaaaccgataaaaattgtattgatgtaacttacttttcaaatggttttctatCACGTCTGACAGGTTTGCAATGCGCTGAAGAACCACTTTTCTCagcgtataacaattaatacctgaaatcatcacaaacatacatgaagaaaaccgataaaaattgtattgatgtaacttacttttcaaatggttttctagCAGAAGGCGATTTCTTCGTGGTCGGAAAAAcacagtttttaacaaaatctgttattattgTAAACACACTTTTTAAGGAATTATCGTCTTTTGTACACTACTATATCACTCAGCGACTGCTGTACACGGAGTGAGGAGTAACCCACTTTCCACTACCTTTAAGTACGGGTTAGTGAACAGGTATTTGTCCGGTCAACTGTCTGGGAATGCGAGGTCGTTTAGGTCTTCTCCTTGTTATCGCCTGTGACTGAAGGGGAGGTCATACTGTCTGGGAATGCGAGGTTGTCCAGGTTTTCTCCTTGTTATCGCCTGTGGCCCAAGGGGAGGTCATACTGTCTGAGAATGCGAGGTCGTTCGGACCTTATCTTCGCCCGTGACTCAAGGGGGGTTACAATCCCCCCTCCCCCCTCCCCCTCCCCTCCCCCTCCCCTGCCCCACCCCTGCCCCACCCCCCCGCGCGGGCGGTCGCGCGAAGCGCGGTACGGAGCGGAGCGAAGCGGAGCGTAGTTGAGCCCGCGCGGGGGGGTGGGGCAGGGGTGGGGCAGGGGAGGGGGAGGGGAGGGGGGAGGGGGGAGGGGGAAGGGGAGGTGAAGaggtttctttaaataaaactcatcaatatggataaaaaaataacatttatttcttttctaacgTACATTTAATACAATGCATTTTAGGTGGTGGTGGTCCATCGAAATGAGTTTCCGCACAATCattattataatgttcaaGACACGGTAACttcatttgtaacattttcgattgCTGGTAGGCGAACGGTAGTTGGGTCCAAATTCTTCGTAATTCCATAGATGGTACTTTATCGAAATAATACTGTgttggtaaatattttaaatcacgaGCTGGAATGTTCGCAAATGAGGCATCttgttcatattttttcattacgcTGTACACTTTCTTGACAGATGTAAGTGGCCAACACCCAAACACAGTGAACACTTGTTCCATCGCAACCAGCTCTTAACTATCCCCCATTACGACTTGTCTCTGCTTTATAGTCACCGACTGTCTTTCGCATCCTTGTTTTGCACCCCCTCTTCGACAACTTCTTGTAAGTGGCGTACATTGGAAAGAGCGCACATACTTCTTCGTCGCGAGTGAAAAGCACAGCTCGGTATACCCATCTCAAGTTTATAGATACTACCTTCCAACGCAAATATCGGCGCGGAAATAATatgtcttaaaaatttaattttttcaggtCCTTTAACATACACTTTCTTGACATTCCGACACAGATATTTGACTATGGCGTCGAATTCCATTGGATGGATAAAACCAACTTTCCAGTCGATGCAATGATGATGTGTCATTAACCAGTTTGCAGTATTCCTATATTTAGATGGTAATGAAGCTATACTGCTACTCGGTTGAAAAACGTGGTGGGTTATGCATTTGTTACTATCACATGATGCTAATTCTTTAGGTACGAACTGATCTTCGTTGACCATGAAACCTTGTATATCGAGAATTATGTattgagttttatttgaatacatCTTGCTTCCGTACATCAACACGATTATCCATACTATGCAGCCGTAGAAATCTGTCGCACAACTTATACTCtacgacttttttttttgtttacgctGAATATAGAAGTCTCACATTTCGGATGATGAGCTACGGGTGCGATGCGGCTCAGGATCCGATCCAACTACACACTACCAACCCTTCTTTCCCCATACTCAAGTCATTTgtttgacgatttttgttaGTGGAGAATATTGAAACGCCTTATCATGTAAAACTAAACAGTATGCTGTGGTACCATCAGGAATCGGATTTTTTGTCGTAAATTCTATCCGTATTTCTACCCCACTTTTGTGTAGCGCTTCTGCTTGATATGTACAATCAATTCCAATcagtggataattttcaataaattgtttcggAGTGAGTAATGGTTCTCCTTCCTTCCCATAGTAGGACTTTTGAAAGCGTGTATACATGTCATATAACACTGCGACACGATTACTATCAAAGTCCACGTTCAGATTATCGTATGGGTAGCGTTCACCGTTTAGGAATACCGTCAAATTGGTGAGTTTTACATTATCAAAGGTTGCCATGTTCGCCAACTgttttcctttcttctttgtttgaaacccaattattataaatctagGTGTTTCCAACTGCGGAGCTGTTTTCACAGCCCATGAATGCTTTGTTGTTTGAGGTAAAGAAGGATATTCATGTACTTCCCAACTGCGAAAAGGTATTTGCAGATCAATATTTCGTCCTGCTATTTTTGTTAGAGCTAATTGTTCTCGTAAGCCTACGGCTAGATGGGGCATTCTCCACAcaactttatcgatttttaactgTAACGGTTCTTCTACCGTATTCACAAGCAcatcattatcatcattattacGAATTAACACTAGCTCTTGTCTCACATTCATcacaattgttttaaaatcttcagCAAACCCTATTAATGTCTTTAGCGGTACACTCAAtccaaaatttccatttttatccaTTATTGCATCCGTTACAGGGGATGTTGGGACCACTTGACCTAGCAGATCCTCGCCCATGTTCCAACCTGCGTTCGCCAACTTTATTATATCGTGAGGGGTATACGAAAAGTATCCTTTCATACATGATGTTAACCCCACGTTTCTCACTCCATCTATTTGAACACCATTTATAAGATAGCGAATATCACTGAACATAAACGCTACaggattatttatcaattttgcaGTTGCACTAGCATCTTTTGTTGCTTTACCACTCGCATCCAGTTTACGTACGCTCCCTTCCAcatacaaaaaactttcatgAGGCAATGTGTAATTGTCTATTTCGGGTATGCCTATACGAATTTCATCATTGTTACCGAAGCTAGTAGAACCAAACGGTTGATGGGAATGATATTCGTAACTTACAATCGAGttatctacttttattttctccGTGACGTTTAAGGACTCCATTTATAGTAGTTGAAAACCTAAGTTGCTTAAATACTGACGATTGACGCGTGTTAACTGGGTAGTTGATTTTCGCTTACTGTTAGGTTTTACATCCTTTCGTACCGTTTTATACATTACTCTATCACCCAGATTTTCCTGTGCTTTTCTTCGAACGTCGTACACTATACCCATATTAAATACCCTACTACTCACACCGATTTCAAGTGCACTCTCACGGTCACTTCTTCGTCTCTGAAGTTTACCAACTGACCGTCCTGATCAAGTATGCGTACTATTAATGTACTAATCACGTTCGTTGTAACAGGTAAGTAAATCGGTTGTTGCGGAgcttctattattttaaaaccagcCGGTACGTTCGGGAAGAAATGATACAACACGTGCATGGGTTGTCCATTCGTATACGATCCGGAGctcaaattacaataaatttgtaatgcattcgttttatttatattcacgATATGATCCGATTCTGTTATCGTGTTTTTAGGTATAACTTTAGGGTTAAAACCAAGTAAGGAACCGATTGAATTATCGctagcaaaatttattcgccggtttgtttttatctcagcACGTTgcgtattattattacctcttATGCGTATCTGTGTACCCGGTGTAGTCACGCTGAGAATATTCCTcgctgttaatgtttttttaacgtaTTCGTTAATATCGTTAATATCGTATGTTCCTAGCGGTATTTCAATATTCTCTGTAAAATTTCCCATATGATCttcatattgtaaaatattgtttgttgaATCGATATTAGGTAACGTATTGaacgtttcgaaatttaaaagagcTAACTCGTATGTACCGAGTTCATTCAAATAAATCGGTGGGTTAAAGTTACAAGACAACTCCGACCCCCTTCCGGTGAGCGTAAATGTATAACTTGTATGTATTGTATCTTGTTCCATTGTTGTTCTCAAGACTAATCTTACACGGATACTTCCTTGGTAtttaaactatctaagaaatgcagacacaattgtccacaatttGTTTGATCTTCTTTTTGATATCGTCGATAATTATACCTCACAATATTTCTCCCCCCATCCGATATAAAATACTTCTCCACTTCAATCGGTGGTCGTAAATCTCCATAACTGTCAAAGTAGTTAACATTTACACCATCCTTGTTGTAAGCTGTCCAGTGAGTACCGGGACCCGTACGATTATCAAGATTTATTATCCCACTCTCTCGTTTTCGGATTTTCTTCGGTAAATTGTTTCTCATGTACACCCCACGAAAGTTTAACAGATCAAGCGCTCGTGCATATCGCCTTAACTCTACATCCGTTAAAGAATGTTGgggtatttttattagttttttgctacagttttataaccacaaccctttttatatggattaataaacattccTGTACCAATTTTGTTCGCCCTCTTGGGGCGTTTTAGTCGCTTTGATTTTCGTGATACCGTTTTCATGACTAGTCCGCAACCTTGCTTATATGGTTTAATATACAAACCGCTGCcgatcgcttttggttccatAGCCCGATTGTGACGTTGGGCTTCTTGTAACTGCTCCCTTGCTATTTTTGCTTCGTTTACGGTTTTTGCAATAGCTGCTGCACCTCCGCCTAAAGAACCGAGAGCACCCAAAGCTGCAAGTATTAAGGGTAAAAAACCTCCCGTCTTGGGAATCTTGATTATTTTTCCGCGCGGTTTAAGTATTCTACCTTGATAAGGTTTCAACAGATTGTAACCCACTTGTACATCTCCCTTTGTATTCGTACTGTTGGTCTGTGCAATCGCTCGCCGCACTAAGTTCATTGCCTGCGTAAACGACAACTTACCGCCACGTTTCAACTTCTGACGAGTTGTCCCTCTACGTCTTAGGGCACGAATTTGCATTCCCATacccattattgtttttccttTCATTATCGTTGACACTAACGCCGACGATAGTCGCTCTCCTAAGCTTGCGTCTTTACTTCTCAACCGCTCTTTCGCCGTCTTATACAACTCTTTATCGGCTATGTGTCGCTCAGCTAAATTCGATGTCGCTGCGTAGGCAATATCATGCGTTTTACAGGCGTCGTCTAATTTATTCACTCCCCGATCTCCACGAACTAATCTCTTTACCAATTTGGTTCCCGGACcgcaataattataacctggCAAATGTAGTTCTATCGGAAGCTTATTGATTAATGTATTCACAATACCTCGACCAGACCGTTTGCTTGATCGATGCATACTGTTTCACTGTCCTAACATTCAtaccattatatttaatagcttTCGCACATTATTCGGTGAATATTGGATGGTTAATAATACGCtcacatttgaaaaaaaattttatttattttaagtcattacatatttaaatctttcatgaaaaatcttatttctaaattcgcTGCTTAAGTACAGGTGTAACATATCATTTACATAActtattctattcttaaatCTAAGACGATCTAAATACATTTCCTCCCAATTACACTTTCGTGATTGTCTATACGCATAAGTCCATGCATACATTCTATGCATCTCATTTTTACTCTCATCAATCCGCACCTTACCCATGTCTTTATTGattgtgaaataatttaaacaaatctacatccaacaagattttatcgaaattgtACAACATCACTTCCTTACTTATACATATTTGTTCAGAACACGATTCATTGAGCATCGTTAACATATTACGTTTCACATCTCCATCCATTGCAGCTAACGCGTTTATAACACTATCATAATATGCTTTGTAATTCACAGTTCTCAATAATTTCAGTCGAGTTGCTACTAAATCTGCTACGTTCCAAAGCTCATGCAACGATTCATAtgcaatatatacatattctCCACCCCTCTCCAACTTTAAAATCTTGCAAACGTTTTCCATCCAATCGCACGATATACTGACACCACACAACACTATCTGCGACGGAGACTGATTAGCAAAACTGTTTGTGATTGTTGACTTATACATAATAATGTTGTGCCAATCGTtttccgttaatgttaaacattgaCCTTTTCCCATTAACCTTACCACTGGTTCAAAATGTAAGTCAGCACTTAATCCTATTGCCACACATTTCGTGCGGCTCTTATTTAGTGCATACACTGTTTCCGAAAATAGAGGACCTCTACTTGCTCTTACTGTACTGTCCGACATGTTGGTTAAGCTCTCCATGTTATCTATTCTCGAAACTACTTCATTATTACCGTTAACACTTTGCGTCATAATAAAAGGGCTTAAGTCTGCAAACGAATCTTTTCCATCAGCGACCGCTTGCATATTGTTACCACACTCTATAACTgtattaaacttttcttgttttaacacCTCTTCAGATGCCACGGGTGTCAACGAGGGTTTTATCACCTTTGGACTTATGCTCGCTTTTTTGGACACCGCCTGTTGAACCTCGAGACTTCTCTTCGGTGCTTTTGTATATTGTTGTCTGGAACCCACtaagtatatataacattaatacttCTGCTGTAAGACAAGTGTTTATGGACTTACTTGTTCTGCGTTGTTATGTCACCACTACGTCGGATGATTTCAATGAAACTAATCTTTTATGAACCTGACTTGCTATTTATGCACATCATTTTAGGTGGGGACGTCAcggtcacaattaaggttgacttcaagttctccgttgaggtcaaagtaaaggtcattgttcaggtcaaggttactgatcaatGTCATAGTCACTcaacgtgatcttgacctgaggtgagctcaaagtaaatCCAACCCGGTCATGCTCCACTCCTCCGGGAGCACCCGAGAAGAGTCATCACTCGACTTGAgtacaccaaaaaaaaacatcatgaaCTGCTAACTCGGGGGCGTCGAGTTGACACCATAAATAATACGTTAAAAAGATATGCAattgtttatcatttattaaagacgagttcaataaattaaatgaaatttaattcggttgtttttcttttccattttatatattaggaTTAGGAATGTGatacatttaaattgaataaaaaaagtcagtacaataaaaattaatttatttaaattttaaattttaacactaatctaaatccatttttaaaaattttaaaattaatttaacattttcaattgcaCAACTGCTTTCCGATTTATAATGATATGCGCAAGAATTTTGACTCAACGAAAGCAAAGGGCAATATATATTatcttgtaaattaataatcactGGCTTTACCGATGATAATAGGTCTCTCaataccttttctttttgagatcCCTTTACAAACACCACCTCCACTCCGCATGTATGCTGTTCCAGAATGTCTTTCAGTTGATTATAGGGCACATATCCATTCTCGTAATGCAAATGGTGTAAGTTATTCTCCTCCCAACGCACTTGTCGACATTCTCGCTTATTGAGTCTTTCATAACTTATATCAGGTTGAAATATGAAATGGGAAATCGACTCACCATCACCGATAGCCAATTCTTTAACTCGAAATCCCGAAGATAAAGTAAACCCTTGCATATCGATGACTTTAATTGGATTTCTCGATGCCATTATATTTAAGCGATGTAAACTGCTTAAAATAGGAGCTACAAGTTCCTCAATTTCTTTATGTTCACAACACTCTTACTTCAATACTGTTGAACACGATTTTCTATCTGCTATTTAAAGCATACCTCCTCCGAAGTGGGGTTTTCAATGGCCTCACGTCGT
Proteins encoded:
- the LOC139431921 gene encoding uncharacterized protein; its protein translation is MLHLIGNSHARASDNTDGMTDPLVAVLPRNNDSTNVVESSLPSLPLYCSGNFDGLSRTMQDFTTDPPLYEQIMNELRSQPGNDNGAIVTTSPTLSSYGLTRISMEIREEGTYQEVVVPPEPATNQADVVQPLPDIVHTDVTSQAPAENQVLAAPSVPATEDVSQPSDRICVSPVFSSGPIRYTSRRIKKRVNLLSRGCVKQTTRPNPSPASQDSCRLLRNALAKPPRNTRRVPTLATVTRPATVVTSPPEVTIDIRDSPPTITTIPPQNVVFPPPLPIPTIPQRQNLPAVNTAHPDPWVDAFLHSTTNLASSLLSQEDFFILGLKPQLQTKVTTLEHHKRHFVNALNAVNQNPTVCFAASSNILNMYNTKINLYKSLLRLLPDNG
- the LOC139432112 gene encoding uncharacterized protein gives rise to the protein MESLNVTEKIKVDNSIVSYEYHSHQPFGSTSFGNNDEIRIGIPEIDNYTLPHESFLYVEGSVRKLDASGKATKDASATAKLINNPVAFMFSDIRYLINGVQIDGVRNVGLTSCMKGYFSYTPHDIIKLANAGWNMGEDLLGQVVPTSPVTDAIMDKNGNFGLSVPLKTLIGFAEDFKTIVMNVRQELVLIRNNDDNDVLVNTVEEPLQLKIDKVVWRMPHLAVGLREQLALTKIAGRNIDLQIPFRSWEVHEYPSLPQTTKHSWAVKTAPQLETPRFIIIGFQTKKKGKQLANMATFDNVKLTNLTVFLNGERYPYDNLNVDFDSNRVAVLYDMYTRFQKSYYGKEGEPLLTPKQFIENYPLIGIDCTYQAEALHKSGVEIRIEFTTKNPIPDGTTAYCLVLHDKAFQYSPLTKIVKQMT